One Thalassotalea sediminis DNA segment encodes these proteins:
- the hslU gene encoding HslU--HslV peptidase ATPase subunit — protein MSNMTPREIVHELDSHIIGQSDAKRAVAIALRNRWRRMQLNDELRQEVTPKNILMIGPTGVGKTEIARRLAKLANAPFIKVEATKFTEVGYVGKEVETIIRDLADMAFKMTKEQEMARVKHLAEERAEERILDVLLPPARDTFGNEENSENTSTRQIFRKKLREGKLDDKEIELDLAAPQVGVEIMAPPGMEDMTSQLQNMFQNLSPEKTKKRKLKIKDAFKSLQEEEAAKIVDQEDIKVKALEAVEQNGIVFVDEIDKICKRGDSSGPDVSREGVQRDLLPLVEGSTVSTKHGMVKTDHILFIASGAFQMAKPSDLIPELQGRLPIRVELQALTTNDFVRILTEPNASLTEQYIALLATEGVDLSFSEDGIQAIAKAAWQVNESTENIGARRLHTMMERLTEELSYSANDRHGETVVIDEAYVTKTLNDVVQDEDLSRFIL, from the coding sequence ATGTCTAATATGACCCCTCGCGAAATCGTACATGAACTAGATAGCCATATCATTGGTCAATCAGATGCTAAACGCGCTGTTGCAATTGCACTGAGAAATCGATGGCGACGCATGCAATTAAACGATGAGCTACGTCAAGAAGTAACACCTAAAAACATTCTTATGATTGGCCCAACAGGTGTGGGCAAAACAGAAATTGCCCGCCGATTAGCTAAATTAGCGAATGCACCTTTTATTAAAGTTGAAGCAACGAAATTTACTGAAGTAGGTTATGTTGGTAAAGAAGTAGAAACCATTATTCGCGACCTCGCTGATATGGCATTTAAAATGACCAAAGAGCAAGAAATGGCTCGCGTTAAACATCTTGCTGAAGAACGTGCAGAAGAGCGCATTCTAGATGTACTGCTTCCGCCAGCACGTGATACTTTTGGTAACGAAGAAAATTCAGAAAACACTTCAACAAGACAAATATTTCGTAAAAAACTACGTGAAGGCAAACTTGACGATAAAGAAATTGAATTAGATCTTGCCGCACCGCAAGTTGGCGTAGAAATAATGGCTCCGCCGGGCATGGAAGACATGACCTCGCAGTTGCAAAATATGTTTCAGAACCTATCGCCGGAAAAAACCAAAAAGCGAAAGTTGAAAATTAAAGATGCATTTAAGTCATTACAAGAAGAAGAAGCCGCGAAAATTGTAGATCAAGAAGATATAAAAGTTAAAGCATTAGAAGCTGTAGAACAAAACGGAATTGTTTTTGTTGATGAAATTGACAAAATCTGTAAGCGTGGAGACTCATCTGGCCCAGATGTATCTCGTGAAGGTGTTCAACGTGATCTATTGCCTCTTGTAGAAGGCTCTACCGTATCAACGAAGCATGGTATGGTGAAAACCGATCATATCTTATTTATTGCTTCCGGTGCTTTTCAAATGGCAAAACCATCAGACCTAATCCCTGAATTACAAGGACGACTGCCTATTCGTGTTGAGTTACAAGCATTAACAACCAATGACTTTGTTCGTATTTTAACAGAACCAAATGCTTCTTTAACTGAACAATACATTGCTCTACTGGCAACGGAAGGCGTTGACTTATCATTTAGCGAAGACGGCATTCAAGCAATTGCTAAAGCAGCTTGGCAAGTTAATGAATCTACAGAGAATATTGGTGCTCGTAGATTACATACTATGATGGAACGCTTGACTGAAGAGTTGTCATACTCTGCCAACGATAGACACGGTGAAACAGTGGTTATTGATGAAGCATATGTCACTAAAACACTTAATGACGTTGTGCAAGATGAAGACCTTAGCCGCTTTATTTTATAA
- a CDS encoding methyl-accepting chemotaxis protein has protein sequence MLIKHKLIANTSILGLAMLFMLLLISYTESSLEGDIEVARTIGSIEVSVLQLRRHEKDFLARKDIKYNDKFDKTYQKLMADINQLAQLLSEDSPPEVDRMRSVIIDYEKHFKNMIAAQQRIGLSPTDGLYGKLRASVHNVEELIGDKDHQMLSMMLQLRRNEKDFMLRIDDKYINRWNDNAQDFVNYVNNSDLAANTKTQIVDSISTYQASFKALTDAQRELGFKADLGLMGKMRAAVHQVDKNLLSLVDTSKKLVDSHTDFVGKVSVGVFATVLVFGIGFTYFMSKSILDGVNNLKNTMNRVAETKNLSIKVETTENDELAEVARVFNTMIGSFRNLIIEVNHSVDTVNTATRNLSENIHKANEGVDTQVQQTDLVATAVTEMVATVEEIAKNTHDAAGKAETTHENAQKGKAGVESTIGQIDHLSATLLESENVVQELAKDSDTIGSVLDVIRGIAEQTNLLALNAAIEAARAGEQGRGFAVVADEVRTLASRTQDSTQEIEGIITSLQARTKDIVSHMAACRTQGQESADQAASAGQMLEEITLDVSTIMDMNTAIASAIQQQSAVAQEVNQHVVMIRDVAEEAGNAATQNAQMSEEVSQQANVLDKEVNQFSV, from the coding sequence ATGCTGATTAAACACAAGCTAATTGCCAATACCTCAATACTTGGCTTAGCAATGTTATTTATGCTGCTACTCATATCTTATACCGAATCGTCATTGGAAGGGGACATTGAAGTTGCCAGAACGATAGGTAGCATTGAAGTGTCAGTTTTACAATTGCGTCGTCATGAAAAGGATTTTCTCGCCCGTAAGGATATCAAGTACAATGATAAGTTCGATAAAACCTATCAAAAATTAATGGCTGATATTAATCAGCTAGCACAGCTTTTAAGTGAAGATAGTCCGCCAGAAGTTGACAGAATGCGCAGTGTAATTATTGATTATGAGAAGCACTTTAAAAACATGATCGCAGCACAACAGCGTATAGGGCTCAGCCCAACAGATGGATTATACGGTAAATTGCGAGCCTCGGTACATAATGTTGAGGAACTGATTGGTGATAAAGACCACCAAATGTTAAGCATGATGTTGCAGTTACGCCGCAATGAAAAGGACTTCATGCTTCGTATAGATGATAAATATATAAACCGTTGGAATGATAATGCGCAGGACTTTGTAAATTACGTCAATAATAGCGATTTAGCGGCTAATACTAAGACGCAAATCGTCGATAGTATTAGCACTTATCAGGCATCATTTAAAGCCTTAACAGATGCACAGCGTGAATTAGGTTTTAAGGCTGATTTAGGTTTGATGGGCAAGATGCGCGCAGCGGTACATCAAGTCGATAAAAATTTACTCTCCTTAGTTGATACAAGTAAAAAGTTGGTTGACAGTCATACTGATTTTGTCGGCAAGGTGTCAGTAGGCGTATTTGCGACGGTACTTGTTTTTGGTATAGGGTTTACCTATTTCATGAGTAAATCGATTTTAGATGGTGTTAATAATCTTAAAAATACCATGAACCGTGTTGCTGAAACGAAAAACCTCTCTATTAAAGTGGAAACAACAGAAAATGATGAGTTGGCAGAGGTTGCTAGAGTGTTTAATACTATGATTGGCAGCTTTAGAAATCTCATTATTGAGGTTAATCATTCGGTAGATACGGTAAATACCGCGACGCGAAATTTATCGGAGAATATCCATAAGGCGAATGAAGGCGTAGATACGCAAGTACAGCAGACAGATCTTGTTGCTACCGCGGTGACTGAAATGGTAGCGACCGTTGAAGAAATTGCTAAAAATACCCATGATGCAGCAGGTAAAGCCGAAACTACTCATGAAAATGCGCAAAAAGGTAAGGCGGGAGTGGAGTCGACTATTGGGCAAATTGATCATCTGTCTGCAACCTTACTGGAATCAGAAAATGTGGTGCAAGAACTCGCGAAAGATAGTGACACGATAGGTTCAGTATTAGATGTTATTCGTGGCATTGCCGAGCAAACTAATTTACTGGCTTTAAACGCGGCGATAGAAGCTGCTCGCGCTGGTGAACAAGGGCGTGGCTTTGCGGTAGTTGCTGATGAGGTCAGAACGTTAGCGAGTCGAACGCAAGATTCTACACAAGAAATTGAAGGGATTATTACTTCGTTGCAGGCGCGAACTAAAGATATTGTTTCGCATATGGCTGCTTGTAGAACACAAGGACAAGAAAGTGCCGATCAAGCAGCGTCTGCTGGTCAAATGCTTGAAGAGATTACGCTTGATGTTTCCACGATTATGGACATGAATACCGCGATTGCAAGCGCGATACAGCAGCAAAGTGCCGTAGCTCAAGAAGTCAATCAACATGTGGTGATGATCCGCGATGTTGCTGAAGAAGCAGGTAATGCCGCGACACAAAATGCACAAATGAGCGAAGAAGTATCCCAGCAAGCTAATGTACTTGATAAAGAGGTTAATCAGTTTAGCGTTTAA